The following are encoded together in the Planococcus antarcticus DSM 14505 genome:
- a CDS encoding MerR family transcriptional regulator, whose product MDRIGFQPSGTFLPVEENKKGGVCIGKDLMKIGEIAKLSGVSTRTIDYYTVSGLLHSERSDSNYRLYPTSALQTLERIQLLKKQRLSISEIKEIIDAPENLETELLVEEVYEEFECLQRKITCLEEQLKDAPSIVKTHVSKALEHQLATITALIALL is encoded by the coding sequence ATGGATCGAATCGGATTTCAACCGTCGGGAACGTTTCTGCCAGTTGAAGAGAATAAAAAAGGAGGCGTCTGCATTGGGAAGGACTTAATGAAAATCGGAGAAATTGCAAAATTGAGTGGAGTATCAACGAGAACTATCGATTATTACACGGTATCCGGATTGTTACATAGTGAACGTTCTGATTCAAACTACCGGCTTTATCCGACTTCTGCTCTACAGACGCTCGAACGCATTCAGCTGCTAAAAAAACAGCGCTTGTCGATTTCGGAAATCAAGGAAATCATTGATGCGCCCGAAAATCTCGAAACAGAGCTCTTGGTGGAGGAAGTTTACGAAGAATTTGAATGCCTGCAACGAAAAATCACATGCCTGGAAGAGCAATTGAAAGATGCGCCAAGCATCGTGAAGACGCACGTCAGCAAAGCGCTTGAGCATCAATTGGCAACAATTACCGCTTTAATCGCTTTGCTGTAA
- a CDS encoding DUF4306 domain-containing protein — translation MHNETTRKSRQPILFFGALIFFAAAAFFSLYEGSQLDYMSWEWPYSAVFTNWLNGGVASADDILTIDYLVYAAKFEPLFPTIMFFTALVLFLQVSFWIFKGKASALSVFHIVCAGVFFVLGGALMASPTAGLALFSRIFFITGLIMLISGVTSLVKARKLTT, via the coding sequence ATGCACAATGAAACGACAAGGAAATCCAGGCAACCTATTTTGTTCTTCGGCGCATTGATCTTTTTCGCAGCCGCGGCATTTTTCAGTTTGTACGAAGGCAGCCAGCTAGACTACATGTCCTGGGAGTGGCCGTATTCTGCGGTTTTTACCAATTGGCTGAACGGGGGAGTCGCATCGGCGGATGATATCTTGACCATCGACTATCTTGTTTATGCAGCAAAATTCGAGCCTCTTTTTCCAACGATTATGTTTTTTACAGCGCTCGTCTTATTCCTGCAAGTGTCTTTTTGGATCTTCAAAGGTAAAGCGAGCGCTTTAAGCGTATTTCACATCGTGTGCGCAGGAGTGTTTTTTGTCTTAGGTGGTGCATTAATGGCATCACCGACAGCCGGACTCGCGTTATTTTCCCGAATCTTTTTCATTACCGGTCTCATTATGCTAATTTCCGGCGTTACTTCGCTCGTCAAAGCTCGAAAGCTTACGACGTGA
- a CDS encoding ABC transporter ATP-binding protein, translating into MIKILKNLSPYKWIVLAVVALVFGQSMAELFLPTLMADIIDNGVVKGNIPYIWRIGGWMLLVSAIGAIAAVFASFYSAKAAMGLGRDLRQKVFKHVGQFSLQEFDEVGTASLITRTTNDITQVQQVVIMMLRMVISAPIMLVGGIIMAVSKDAKLSLVIIGAMPVLAVSILLILKYGMPLFQEVQQRLDGLNLVVRENLTGIRVIRAFNREQEEKARLQKANRELADVSIKVNKVMAFLMPVMMLVMNMTVVAVIWFGGIRISNGAMQIGDLMAFIQYVMMIMFALVMASFMFVMVPRAAVSARRINEVLEMKPAFTDDGTAKADRTRGTLEFEDVSFYYPGAEEPALSNISFSAKPGEITALIGGTGSGKSTLVNLVPRFYDVKSGTIRVNGVDIREASQQEVRSKIGFVPQKSMLFTGSIADNIRFGKQDANQQEMDHAANIAQATEFIDQIEGGYAAEIEQGGSNLSGGQKQRLSIARALIRKPDLYIFDDSFSALDFKTDAKLRKALKNETKNATVLLVAQRVSTVVDADRIIVLEKGKVVGMGTHEELLESNKVYREIALSQLSEEEIA; encoded by the coding sequence ATGATTAAGATCCTGAAGAATTTGAGTCCTTATAAATGGATCGTGCTAGCAGTTGTCGCCTTGGTCTTTGGCCAATCGATGGCGGAGCTGTTCCTGCCGACCTTAATGGCAGACATCATTGACAATGGTGTCGTCAAAGGCAACATTCCGTATATCTGGAGAATCGGCGGCTGGATGCTACTGGTTTCCGCAATCGGCGCAATCGCGGCGGTTTTTGCCAGTTTTTATTCGGCTAAAGCAGCGATGGGGCTGGGGCGCGACTTGCGCCAGAAAGTTTTCAAGCATGTCGGCCAATTTTCGCTGCAGGAGTTTGATGAAGTGGGAACCGCATCGCTGATCACGCGCACGACAAACGATATTACCCAGGTGCAACAAGTGGTCATCATGATGCTACGTATGGTTATCAGCGCACCGATTATGCTGGTCGGGGGAATTATCATGGCAGTTTCAAAAGATGCCAAATTGTCGCTAGTCATTATCGGTGCTATGCCGGTATTGGCTGTATCAATCTTGCTGATTTTGAAATACGGCATGCCCTTGTTCCAGGAGGTTCAGCAGCGTCTGGACGGCTTAAACCTAGTAGTAAGGGAAAACCTGACAGGCATCCGCGTCATCCGTGCCTTTAATCGTGAACAGGAGGAAAAAGCGCGCCTTCAAAAAGCCAATCGTGAACTGGCCGATGTCTCCATCAAAGTCAATAAAGTCATGGCCTTCCTGATGCCGGTCATGATGCTGGTCATGAACATGACCGTCGTCGCCGTTATTTGGTTCGGCGGCATTCGCATTAGTAACGGCGCCATGCAGATCGGGGATTTGATGGCATTTATCCAATACGTCATGATGATCATGTTTGCACTGGTCATGGCATCTTTTATGTTCGTCATGGTTCCGCGTGCAGCGGTATCGGCCAGACGGATTAACGAAGTATTGGAAATGAAGCCGGCCTTCACGGACGATGGCACCGCCAAAGCGGACCGCACACGCGGCACGCTGGAGTTTGAGGACGTTTCTTTCTATTATCCGGGAGCGGAAGAACCGGCGCTGTCGAACATCAGTTTTAGCGCCAAACCGGGTGAAATCACGGCTTTGATCGGTGGGACGGGTTCCGGCAAGTCGACGCTGGTCAATCTGGTGCCGCGCTTTTACGACGTCAAGAGCGGAACAATCCGCGTCAACGGCGTTGACATTCGTGAGGCTTCGCAGCAGGAAGTCCGTTCGAAAATCGGCTTTGTGCCGCAGAAATCGATGCTGTTTACTGGGAGCATCGCGGACAATATCCGCTTCGGCAAACAAGACGCCAATCAGCAGGAAATGGATCATGCGGCAAACATTGCGCAGGCAACAGAATTTATCGATCAAATCGAAGGCGGCTACGCGGCTGAAATCGAGCAGGGCGGTTCTAATTTGTCAGGTGGGCAGAAGCAGCGCCTATCGATTGCTCGCGCGTTGATCCGCAAGCCAGATTTGTATATTTTCGATGATAGTTTCTCGGCGCTCGATTTTAAGACCGATGCCAAGCTGCGCAAAGCGTTAAAAAACGAAACGAAAAACGCCACGGTGCTGTTGGTCGCACAGCGTGTCAGCACGGTGGTCGACGCGGATCGGATCATCGTGTTGGAAAAAGGCAAAGTAGTCGGCATGGGCACGCACGAAGAGTTGCTCGAATCCAATAAGGTCTACCGCGAAATTGCCTTATCCCAACTGTCAGAGGAGGAAATTGCATGA
- a CDS encoding hemolysin family protein, translated as MDIVTLLNLVLLVILIALTAFFVGSEFAVVKIRMSRLDQLIAEGNKKAVIAKKVAVDLDYYLSACQLGITVTALGLGALGKPTVERLMYPIFEFFAVSDTVASTASYAIAFLLVTYLHVVIGEMAPKTLAIQFAEKMALLLAPPLYGFGKIMKPFIWSLNGAARVLLKLFGVQPAGHEQAYSEEELKIVMAQSFEGGAINETELSYMENVFSFDERVAKDIMVPRTELVTLDKDMPLEEIIEILDENNYTRYPVTEDGDKDSVLGFVSAKKMLPHIVAGREWQLEGFVLELPTVFERTALQDALLRMQNARVHIALVADEYGGTAGMITMEDILEEIVGEIRDEFDADEVSDISKVSDNQYLINGRVLLKDLEERFGLTFEKSEDIDTIGGWIHFKSPGEVETEATVGKSNVSWTVVEMDNQQIKQVMYHQ; from the coding sequence GTGGATATAGTTACCTTATTGAATTTAGTGTTATTAGTGATATTGATTGCCTTGACGGCATTTTTCGTCGGCTCGGAGTTTGCGGTCGTTAAAATCCGTATGTCACGACTCGACCAATTGATTGCAGAAGGCAATAAAAAAGCAGTGATTGCAAAAAAAGTGGCAGTCGACCTGGATTATTACCTGTCCGCTTGCCAGCTCGGCATTACCGTAACCGCACTCGGACTCGGTGCACTCGGGAAACCGACAGTTGAGCGCCTGATGTATCCGATTTTCGAATTTTTTGCAGTTTCAGACACAGTAGCATCGACTGCTTCCTATGCGATCGCGTTCCTACTTGTGACTTATCTTCATGTCGTCATCGGCGAAATGGCACCGAAGACATTGGCGATTCAATTTGCGGAAAAAATGGCGTTGCTTTTGGCACCGCCATTATACGGGTTCGGAAAAATTATGAAGCCATTTATCTGGTCATTGAATGGAGCTGCTCGCGTCTTGCTGAAACTTTTCGGCGTTCAGCCGGCAGGTCATGAACAGGCTTATTCAGAAGAAGAATTGAAAATTGTCATGGCCCAAAGCTTTGAAGGCGGAGCAATCAATGAAACTGAACTTTCTTATATGGAAAATGTCTTTTCATTCGATGAACGCGTAGCCAAAGATATCATGGTGCCGCGTACGGAACTGGTCACGCTGGACAAGGATATGCCCTTGGAAGAAATCATCGAGATTTTGGATGAAAACAACTATACGCGTTATCCAGTGACAGAAGACGGCGACAAAGACAGCGTTCTTGGCTTTGTCAGTGCGAAAAAAATGCTTCCTCATATTGTTGCCGGACGAGAGTGGCAGCTCGAGGGATTTGTTCTCGAACTGCCAACCGTTTTTGAACGGACTGCGTTGCAGGATGCGTTATTGCGCATGCAGAATGCCCGCGTTCACATTGCCCTTGTAGCGGACGAATACGGCGGCACCGCCGGCATGATCACGATGGAAGACATTTTAGAAGAAATCGTCGGTGAAATCCGGGATGAATTCGATGCCGATGAAGTTTCGGACATTAGCAAAGTCAGCGACAACCAATACTTGATCAATGGCCGCGTTTTGTTAAAGGATCTCGAAGAGCGCTTTGGCTTAACATTTGAAAAAAGCGAAGACATTGACACCATCGGCGGCTGGATCCATTTCAAGAGTCCGGGAGAAGTAGAGACCGAAGCAACTGTCGGGAAGTCGAACGTTTCGTGGACAGTCGTGGAAATGGATAACCAGCAGATCAAGCAAGTGATGTACCACCAATAA
- a CDS encoding ABC transporter ATP-binding protein, whose translation MSRMGPPHGGANMPAEKAKDFKGTFRRLVSYLKPRRKKLAAVFLVAILSTVFTIVGPKIMGMAITELFEGAYGQLQGVPGGGIDFGVIGQILAILAGLYLFSSLFSYIQQYMMSTVAQDTVYDLRQDVNKKLEKLPLEYFDGRANGETLSRMTNDIDTIGSTLQQSLTQFITSIVTIVGILVMMLTISPLLTLIAVVSLPLSLFVIGPILKKSQKYFSSQQKNLGHLNGHVEEMYTGHQVVKAFGHEAKSNEQFDAVNEELYNAGRKAQFISGIIMPMMTLIGNLSYVLISVVGGILVTQRAISIGDIQAFITYSKQFTQPITQTANIANIIQSTVAAAERVFELLDEEEEVVEVTTSVLARAKGAVAFEDVDFGYGKNLLIDKMNIDILPGQTVAIVGPTGAGKTTLINLLMRFYELNGGRITVDGLDSREMSRHELRQNFGMVLQDTWLFNGTIRDNIAYGKTGATEEEILVAAEAAHADHFIRTLPDGYDTILNQEVSNISEGQKQLLTIARAILADPPIMILDEATSSVDTRTEIFIQQAMNRLMEGRTSFVIAHRLSTIKDADLILVMDQGKVIEQGTHQQLLDKDGFYADLYHSQFSAKVAV comes from the coding sequence ATGAGTAGAATGGGACCTCCACATGGCGGAGCAAATATGCCGGCGGAAAAAGCCAAAGATTTCAAAGGCACATTTCGCCGCCTTGTTTCTTATTTAAAGCCGCGCCGAAAAAAACTGGCGGCCGTTTTCCTAGTCGCGATTCTCAGTACAGTGTTCACCATCGTCGGACCGAAAATCATGGGGATGGCGATTACCGAACTGTTCGAAGGCGCTTACGGGCAATTGCAGGGTGTTCCGGGCGGCGGCATCGACTTTGGTGTTATCGGCCAGATTCTCGCAATTCTTGCCGGGCTGTATCTGTTCAGCAGTTTGTTCAGCTATATCCAGCAGTATATGATGTCAACGGTCGCGCAGGACACGGTCTATGATCTGCGCCAAGACGTCAATAAAAAACTGGAAAAACTGCCGCTAGAGTATTTTGATGGCCGGGCAAACGGTGAAACCTTAAGCCGCATGACCAACGACATCGATACCATCGGCAGCACGCTGCAGCAAAGCTTGACGCAATTCATCACGTCGATTGTCACCATCGTCGGGATTCTCGTGATGATGCTGACGATCAGCCCTTTGCTGACCTTGATTGCGGTCGTTTCCTTGCCGCTGTCCCTGTTCGTCATCGGACCGATTTTGAAGAAATCCCAGAAATACTTCAGCAGCCAGCAAAAAAATCTCGGCCACTTGAATGGCCACGTGGAGGAAATGTACACCGGTCACCAGGTCGTCAAAGCGTTCGGGCACGAAGCAAAATCCAACGAGCAATTTGATGCCGTCAATGAAGAACTTTACAATGCGGGGCGCAAAGCACAGTTCATTTCCGGTATCATCATGCCGATGATGACGTTGATCGGCAATTTGAGCTATGTGCTGATCAGCGTCGTCGGCGGAATCCTGGTAACGCAGCGCGCTATCTCCATCGGGGATATCCAAGCGTTCATTACTTATTCCAAACAGTTTACGCAGCCGATTACCCAGACCGCCAACATCGCCAACATCATCCAGTCGACGGTTGCTGCCGCTGAGCGGGTCTTCGAATTGCTAGATGAGGAAGAGGAAGTCGTGGAAGTGACAACTTCTGTCCTAGCACGCGCGAAAGGTGCTGTCGCTTTTGAAGACGTCGACTTCGGCTATGGTAAGAATTTGCTGATTGATAAGATGAACATCGACATTCTGCCGGGTCAGACGGTCGCTATTGTCGGGCCGACCGGTGCCGGCAAGACGACTTTGATCAACCTGTTGATGCGTTTCTACGAATTGAACGGTGGGCGGATCACCGTCGATGGTCTTGATTCACGAGAAATGTCACGCCATGAGCTGCGCCAGAACTTCGGCATGGTACTGCAGGATACCTGGCTGTTTAACGGCACCATCCGTGACAATATCGCCTACGGAAAAACTGGCGCTACCGAAGAGGAAATTCTGGTTGCAGCAGAAGCGGCACACGCTGACCACTTTATCAGGACCTTGCCGGACGGCTACGATACCATCTTGAACCAGGAAGTTTCGAATATTTCAGAGGGACAAAAGCAATTATTGACTATCGCCCGCGCGATTCTTGCCGATCCACCAATCATGATTCTGGATGAAGCGACTTCTAGCGTCGACACGCGGACCGAAATCTTTATTCAGCAAGCCATGAATCGACTAATGGAAGGACGCACAAGCTTTGTCATCGCGCATCGCTTGTCGACCATCAAAGATGCTGACCTGATTTTGGTTATGGACCAAGGGAAAGTTATCGAACAAGGTACGCATCAGCAACTTCTCGACAAAGACGGCTTCTACGCCGATCTGTACCATAGCCAGTTTTCAGCAAAAGTGGCTGTCTAA
- a CDS encoding CPBP family intramembrane glutamic endopeptidase, whose product MFEQMKARYLILLSILGTILTTVALIVLDVSDMTFDVISQLVLYVLVPGIYFGYYFRKHNASVWNVLSYNGIQKWMPTLLALVVVSIAFSLSMFWFQLFMLAPVAPWLVDFMLEALPIPDTPLYIVFTVFTIAMLAPVVEEFMFRGVLLKRMIVRTSVWGGILISSLLFGILHLDVIGAFLFGIVASLLYLRTNNLLVPILLHIINNSLAAVAMFLAPTWPESIAIFNLADVYAKAAPNAVMLVISALLLISAIFWLARGVQTQKQPKKDSIVE is encoded by the coding sequence GTGTTTGAACAAATGAAGGCGCGTTACTTAATCCTACTATCCATCCTTGGTACGATTTTAACGACGGTTGCCTTGATTGTCTTGGACGTCAGTGATATGACTTTTGATGTCATCAGCCAATTGGTACTATACGTCCTCGTGCCGGGAATTTATTTTGGCTATTATTTCCGGAAGCACAATGCTTCCGTCTGGAACGTACTGTCTTATAACGGCATCCAAAAATGGATGCCGACTTTACTTGCCTTAGTGGTGGTGTCGATTGCCTTTTCACTCAGCATGTTCTGGTTTCAGCTGTTCATGCTGGCACCGGTTGCGCCGTGGCTGGTCGATTTCATGTTGGAGGCGCTGCCAATACCGGATACGCCGTTATATATCGTCTTCACAGTTTTCACCATTGCCATGTTGGCGCCGGTGGTCGAAGAGTTTATGTTCCGCGGCGTGCTGCTGAAGCGGATGATTGTCAGGACTTCGGTATGGGGCGGCATTTTAATTTCCAGCTTACTGTTCGGCATTTTGCATCTTGATGTCATCGGCGCTTTCTTGTTTGGCATCGTTGCTTCTCTCTTGTATTTGCGAACCAATAATCTATTAGTACCGATTTTATTGCACATCATCAATAACTCTTTAGCAGCGGTGGCGATGTTCCTAGCGCCGACCTGGCCAGAGTCGATCGCTATTTTCAATCTAGCGGATGTCTATGCGAAAGCGGCACCGAACGCGGTGATGCTTGTTATTAGCGCGCTGCTTTTGATCAGCGCCATTTTCTGGCTAGCGCGCGGCGTGCAGACGCAGAAGCAACCCAAAAAAGATTCTATTGTTGAATAG
- a CDS encoding hemolysin family protein, with the protein MDGQIVINLILVALLIIATAFFVGAEFAILKVRMSRIDQLISEGNKKAVRAKEVANELDYYLSACQLGITVTALALGALGEPTVERMLHPLFVAFDVPAALSTVLSYAIALGVVTFLHVVIGELAPKTLAIQYAEKMTLLLAPPLYWFGKIMNPFIWLMNGSARELLRLFKVEPAGHEVAHTEEELKLIMAESFQSGEINQTELTYLKNIFAFDDRIVRNIMIPKAEIVSVDSRLTRSELFEVLDEHEYTRYPVAEHGDKGRLIGFINTKELLTSMAAGRTKNPESFIHEMARFPETTPIQKVLTKMQQSRTHMAIITTKDGIMSGLVTMEDILEEIVGEISDDSFEVEPI; encoded by the coding sequence TTGGATGGACAAATAGTGATTAACTTAATACTCGTCGCGTTGCTGATTATCGCAACCGCATTTTTCGTTGGTGCTGAATTCGCCATCTTGAAAGTGCGGATGTCGCGGATTGACCAACTGATATCAGAAGGCAACAAGAAAGCTGTTCGTGCCAAAGAAGTAGCCAACGAACTGGATTATTACCTGTCTGCTTGCCAGCTGGGCATTACCGTAACCGCCCTGGCTCTTGGTGCTTTAGGAGAGCCGACCGTCGAACGCATGCTGCACCCGCTGTTCGTTGCGTTTGACGTACCAGCGGCGCTGTCGACGGTGCTATCTTACGCTATCGCGCTTGGTGTCGTAACATTCCTGCACGTAGTAATAGGAGAATTGGCGCCGAAGACGTTGGCGATTCAATATGCTGAAAAAATGACCTTGCTTTTGGCGCCACCACTTTACTGGTTCGGTAAAATCATGAACCCATTCATTTGGCTGATGAATGGTTCGGCACGCGAACTCTTGCGTTTATTCAAAGTAGAGCCGGCCGGCCACGAAGTAGCGCATACCGAGGAAGAATTAAAGCTGATTATGGCAGAAAGCTTTCAGAGTGGAGAAATCAATCAAACCGAATTGACGTACTTGAAAAACATCTTTGCTTTTGACGACCGCATCGTCAGGAACATCATGATTCCCAAAGCGGAAATTGTCTCAGTCGATAGCCGCCTGACGCGTTCAGAGCTGTTTGAAGTATTGGATGAACACGAATATACCCGGTATCCAGTAGCTGAACATGGTGATAAAGGCCGTCTGATCGGCTTTATCAATACGAAAGAGCTGTTGACCAGCATGGCAGCAGGGAGAACAAAGAATCCCGAATCGTTCATCCATGAGATGGCGCGTTTTCCGGAAACCACACCCATCCAGAAAGTATTGACCAAAATGCAACAAAGTCGTACGCATATGGCCATCATCACCACGAAAGACGGAATCATGTCAGGGCTTGTGACGATGGAAGACATTTTAGAAGAAATTGTCGGCGAAATCAGTGACGACTCATTCGAAGTAGAACCGATTTGA
- a CDS encoding MarR family winged helix-turn-helix transcriptional regulator: MSDKKEMEAYMQLMLSFAKVQKNMVRFIQKSAVKKGLSIPQYSILMTIIGCNEMTQKNIGEKTVLPKSTLSQAIDGLVKEGYLDRQQVEDNRRETLLALSTKGRALVEELHLQEDGLHQAFKEASEQFTPDQVDELLEAHGKISAYLTQVELEVAAK, translated from the coding sequence TGCTGTCATTTGCTAAAGTACAGAAAAACATGGTGCGTTTTATTCAAAAGTCGGCCGTGAAAAAGGGTTTGTCGATTCCGCAATACTCGATTTTAATGACCATTATTGGCTGCAATGAAATGACGCAGAAGAATATTGGAGAAAAAACCGTTCTGCCCAAAAGTACTTTGAGCCAAGCGATAGATGGACTGGTTAAAGAAGGCTATCTCGACCGCCAACAAGTAGAGGACAACCGCCGTGAAACTCTGCTGGCACTGAGTACGAAAGGGAGGGCTTTGGTAGAAGAACTTCATCTCCAAGAAGATGGACTTCACCAGGCATTCAAAGAGGCAAGTGAGCAGTTCACGCCTGATCAAGTGGACGAACTGCTCGAGGCACACGGAAAAATTTCAGCTTACTTAACCCAAGTAGAATTAGAGGTGGCTGCAAAATGA
- a CDS encoding penicillin-binding transpeptidase domain-containing protein, with protein sequence MGKTPLPAIFLLLILILSACQEADVEPPDETPDETAKAIESPEVRVAEFIELWKSGDFPGMHTNYLNQGTQSVYGEANFVTWQQDLHKQMGVENLEVSYTEPAEDAEWNKEQPADFSIRVAFDTIIGPVEFEKTLTLLYESHGKVEDWFVEWDPSFIVPNLEAGDQVSTEITQGPRGEMVDRNGNAIASNSTGYEVSVIPENFDTAKKQQLAELLGMSEQAIDNKLNQPWVQPHYLVPIAQIKADQSTLDELFTIRGTTSREVTMRNYPYGWALSHISGYMGPITSEQLEAWSSKGYSTETMVGRQGLEEILQERLRGRAGGRIILKKQQENAVITSVDNEPIPGETVALTIDAELQQALYEAMGEQAGTSAAIDPDTGETLALVSSPGFDPNEFVPNITNSRFQELANDPLQPFFNRFAAVYAPGPIMQPITAAIGLESGTLDPAEGYDISGKSWQRYQSWGDYRVTRPRDDVPNPIDLNKALIHSDNIYFAQQALNIQDDDFQTGLENFGFSEEIAFPIELTPSRISQDGTFGSEGQLAGTASGQGQMQVNILHMATLYSPILTNGKLYKPTLFLDDEDQQLWNENLLDAENAELLQISLSNAGKELGTELAGKSGTARERDEQNSWFVGYSLVNPDLIVAMMVEGEDEVDETVEQVIEEWNKE encoded by the coding sequence ATGGGGAAGACACCATTACCAGCAATCTTCTTGCTACTGATTCTCATACTGTCGGCGTGCCAGGAGGCAGACGTGGAGCCACCAGACGAGACGCCAGACGAGACAGCCAAAGCCATCGAGTCGCCGGAAGTGCGCGTTGCGGAATTTATTGAGCTGTGGAAGAGCGGCGATTTTCCCGGCATGCACACAAATTACTTGAACCAGGGCACGCAATCGGTTTATGGCGAAGCGAATTTTGTCACGTGGCAGCAGGATCTTCACAAGCAGATGGGAGTCGAGAATCTGGAGGTTTCCTATACAGAACCTGCGGAAGACGCAGAATGGAATAAAGAACAACCAGCCGATTTCTCGATTCGGGTAGCGTTCGATACGATCATCGGTCCGGTGGAATTTGAAAAGACGCTGACACTGCTGTATGAATCGCACGGAAAAGTGGAAGACTGGTTCGTTGAATGGGATCCGTCTTTTATTGTGCCCAATTTGGAAGCTGGCGACCAAGTATCGACTGAAATAACCCAAGGACCACGCGGCGAAATGGTCGACCGCAACGGCAACGCGATTGCTTCGAACAGCACCGGCTACGAAGTCAGTGTCATTCCGGAAAACTTCGACACTGCCAAAAAGCAACAGTTGGCAGAGCTGCTCGGCATGAGCGAGCAGGCGATTGACAACAAGCTCAATCAACCGTGGGTGCAGCCGCATTACCTCGTGCCGATTGCACAGATCAAGGCGGACCAATCCACGCTGGATGAGCTGTTTACAATCCGCGGCACGACAAGCAGAGAAGTAACAATGCGCAATTATCCGTATGGCTGGGCACTGTCGCACATCAGCGGCTATATGGGTCCGATTACCTCCGAGCAGCTGGAGGCGTGGAGCAGCAAGGGCTATTCGACCGAAACGATGGTCGGGCGGCAAGGGCTGGAAGAAATTCTGCAGGAGCGGCTGCGCGGAAGAGCGGGCGGGCGCATTATTCTGAAGAAGCAACAGGAAAATGCAGTTATCACATCGGTGGATAATGAACCCATTCCAGGTGAAACCGTGGCATTGACCATTGACGCCGAGCTGCAGCAGGCACTTTACGAAGCGATGGGTGAACAGGCGGGAACCAGTGCCGCAATCGATCCGGATACCGGGGAAACGCTGGCACTGGTCAGTTCACCGGGCTTTGATCCTAATGAATTTGTGCCAAACATCACCAACAGTCGCTTTCAGGAGCTCGCCAACGATCCGCTGCAACCGTTCTTCAACCGCTTTGCAGCGGTCTATGCACCGGGACCAATCATGCAGCCAATCACTGCGGCCATTGGATTGGAAAGCGGCACGCTTGATCCTGCTGAAGGCTACGACATCAGCGGCAAGTCGTGGCAGCGTTACCAATCGTGGGGAGATTACCGGGTCACACGGCCGCGCGATGACGTACCGAACCCAATCGATTTAAACAAGGCACTCATCCATTCCGACAATATCTACTTTGCCCAGCAGGCACTCAATATACAGGATGACGATTTCCAGACAGGCCTGGAAAACTTCGGTTTTAGTGAAGAAATTGCTTTTCCAATCGAGCTGACACCGTCGCGCATTTCACAGGATGGCACATTTGGCTCTGAAGGCCAGCTGGCCGGCACGGCTTCTGGCCAGGGACAGATGCAGGTCAATATTCTTCACATGGCAACACTTTACAGTCCGATTTTGACAAACGGTAAACTCTACAAGCCGACTCTGTTTCTCGATGACGAAGATCAGCAATTATGGAATGAAAACTTACTCGATGCTGAGAACGCCGAATTGCTGCAGATCAGCTTAAGCAATGCCGGCAAAGAACTGGGCACAGAACTCGCCGGCAAGAGCGGAACCGCACGCGAAAGAGACGAGCAAAATAGCTGGTTTGTCGGCTACAGCTTGGTGAATCCCGATTTAATTGTCGCCATGATGGTCGAAGGGGAAGACGAAGTGGACGAAACAGTCGAGCAAGTTATTGAAGAATGGAACAAAGAATAG